A stretch of Pelecanus crispus isolate bPelCri1 chromosome 3, bPelCri1.pri, whole genome shotgun sequence DNA encodes these proteins:
- the IRAK1BP1 gene encoding interleukin-1 receptor-associated kinase 1-binding protein 1: protein MALPAPPPARLFAELVPAQAPTSTPAPAGRGGPPAPPGREVHVSGSAELSAGPDRARVSLRLGSRKEAAGAARSSVARRLEYIAQSARQRGVPEENMTITEDFSRVENTYQMEAEVCIIFNDFGKMQNVCNLLIEKLGTSVTISPPHFYHTPEAIDTLRRQVCVAAVGNTRRKAQEVCRLFGQSLGKPLLIREEETKEWGGHIDSHLSNSPDSLTLQERIQNATAYASCRVFAVFEIKGKENRRNKLL from the exons ATGGCGctgcccgcgccgccccccgcccgcctcttCGCCGAGCTCGTCCCGGCCCAGGCCCCGACCTcgaccccggccccggcgggacGCGGCGGTcccccggcgccgcccgggCGGGAGGTGCATGTGAGCGGCAGCGCGGAGCTGAGCGCCGGCCCGGACCGGGCGCGGGTGTCGCTGCGGCTGGGCAGCCGGAAAgaggcggccggggcggcgcggAGCAGCGTGGCCCGCCGGCTGGAGTACATCGCCCAGAGCGCCCGGCAGCGCGGCGTCCCG gaagaaaatatgaCTATAACAGAGGATTTTAGTAGAGTAGAAAATACTTACCAAATGGAAGCAGAG GTCTGTATTATATTCAACGATTttggaaaaatgcagaatgtTTGCAATCTACTCATTGAAAAGTTAGGAACCTCTGTTACCATCAGTCCACCTCATTTCTACCATACACCAGAAGCCATAGACACCCTTCG CCGTCAAGTATGTGTTGCTGCTGTTGGAAACACACGACGGAAAGCTCAAGAAGTCTGTCGACTGTTTGGCCAGTCATTGGGAAAACCTTTATTAAtaagagaagaagaaacaaaagaatggGGAGGCCACATAGACAGTCATCTATCAAACTCCCCCGATTCACTGACTCTGCAGGAAAGAATCCAGAATGCTACTGCTTATGCTTCTTGTAGAGTGTTTGCTGTGTTTGagataaagggaaaagaaaacagaagaaacaagttGCTCTAG